The Miscanthus floridulus cultivar M001 chromosome 17, ASM1932011v1, whole genome shotgun sequence genome has a window encoding:
- the LOC136515645 gene encoding leucine-rich repeat receptor-like protein FASCIATED EAR2: MAVRLLPLALVPLLLLLSAAASPAAEATLHPVDYLALQAVRRALTDLPGSRFFASWDFTSDPCLFASLADTFPSAAIATLPALTSLSLVSGRVIGTLSQAITSLPVLRFLALAGNLLSGDLPASFVPALRTVDLSKFTAWVPASLLQLWDLRTLVLSHNALSGEIPRAVRSPLLHRDLCSNRLSGGVPPLPGMLVYLSLAGNWLFGPIGGVLRRLPWLSFVDLGRNWFSGEVPGEVFAFSWIGYLQLRKNAFSGELRPSGATVDLSHNALSGRVPPERRKKMTCGARVSVTGR; this comes from the coding sequence ATGGCTGTGCGCCTCCTACCACTGGCGCTCGtgccgctgctcctcctcctctcggCGGCGGCGTCGCCCGCGGCCGAGGCGACGCTGCACCCGGTGGACTACCTGGCACTACAAGCCGTGCGGCGGGCGCTGACAGACCTCCCAGGCTCCCGCTTCTTCGCCTCCTGGGACTTCACAAGCGACCCCTGCTTGTTCGCGAGCCTCGCCGACACCTTCCCGTCCGCGGCCATCGCCACGCTCCCCGCGCTGACCTCGCTCTCCCTCGTGTCGGGCCGCGTCATAGGGACGCTATCCCAGGCCATCACCTCCCTGCCCGTGCTCCGCTTCCTCGCGCTCGCTGGGAACCTCCTCTCCGGTGACCTCCCGGCGTCCTTCGTGCCCGCGCTCCGCACCGTCGACCTTAGCAAGTTCACGGCGTGGGTACCCGCGTCGCTGCTCCAGCTATGGGACCTGCGGACGCTCGTCCTCTCCCACAACGCGCTCTCCGGTGAGATCCCACGGGCGGTGAGGTCCCCACTGCTCCACCGCGACCTCTGCAGCAATCGCCTGTCGGGCGGGGTCCCGCCGCTGCCGGGCATGCTAGTGTACCTCTCGCTGGCGGGGAACTGGCTCTTCGGCCCCATCGGGGGCGTGCTGCGGCGGCTGCCTTGGCTGTCGTTTGTCGACCTCGGACGGAACTGGTTCTCCGGCGAGGTGCCCGGGGAGGTGTTCGCGTTCAGCTGGATCGGGTACCTGCAGCTGCGGAAGAACGCCTTCTCGGGGGAGCTCCGCCCGTCGGGCGCCACCGTGGACCTCAGCCACAACGCGCTCTCCGGCCGCGTCCCGcccgagaggaggaagaagatgacatgtggggcccgcgtgtcagtgacagggagatga